The following are encoded together in the Parabacteroides chongii genome:
- a CDS encoding L-rhamnose mutarotase, which translates to MKRYGSVIGIKPEKLEEYKKLHAAVWPAVLAMIRECNIRNYSIYYKDGLLYSYYEYIGNDYEKDMQRMAADPTTQEWWKLTDPCQQPIENRAPGEWWAAMEEVFHTD; encoded by the coding sequence TCGGTATAAAGCCGGAAAAACTGGAGGAATACAAGAAATTACATGCTGCCGTATGGCCGGCGGTACTGGCTATGATCCGCGAGTGTAATATCCGCAATTACTCAATTTATTATAAAGACGGGCTGCTGTATAGCTATTATGAATATATCGGAAATGACTATGAAAAGGATATGCAACGAATGGCTGCCGATCCGACCACACAGGAATGGTGGAAACTCACTGATCCCTGTCAGCAACCCATAGAGAATCGTGCACCCGGAGAATGGTGGGCGGCCATGGAAGAAGTTTTCCATACGGACTGA